The proteins below come from a single Lepeophtheirus salmonis chromosome 4, UVic_Lsal_1.4, whole genome shotgun sequence genomic window:
- the LOC121116028 gene encoding uncharacterized protein isoform X1 codes for MLIHFLQSSIFLIGIKCVFGQGTHEGIPFIPSSSDETRSVFIVNASQIRHTPVMSEGALKTAALKYTSNSPQYYPPGSSIPSSSNMECCKCYQQEESSSFIQDKREITNIPSPNTISYSTTTKISTNPEPVVANDRVDSGAINLLLLQALAQAQQTQEKPKVNPLEEKIQGYYNKIISIFNLDLEILRETIDLIRKANTTVLPLIQNVFLPLVNQAQSTSSSLNLENVISNLGLVLTSATYKKVIYSKLEDFKFLNIGPLSFRDSTNFTVPENAIREISNMLTAEFDRSGLGFPIRAFFLGKDAFRTLKSKHSREIISNIISHKLSHFIKGSDAIIEVKHGEIVFDALTPQTELTNNCEFGLTLGNARNRMIIRRNTQFKGGGEITGVPFTEPFRLSLITGGVVDLNLDLNARVHARVGKRLFGKCFGKMRKNLPLRSVSRGKAQIGVQFHASHVRIERRRFQGKPLNLEYDEFLAFTKGQKYASHQTHQTYKSVMEKIRAKEEEENIPHLVFKLNIRLQAQILRWHVNSIYVNNCNVKFFGVKVFSFCSFIKRKTQSIIEGFGRRTFNIHSPKILRRIEKLFAERIGNEIAIPLLLVDENTKIVQSLLVKAITIASLKAELGRDIGELAGQLTTPEVPTYGG; via the exons ATGCTAATTCACTTCTTACAGTCATCTATATTCCTGATTGGAATCAAATGTGTTTTTGGTCAAGGTACACATGAAGGAATACCCTTTATACCATCATCATCTGATGAGACTAGGTCAGTATTCATCGTCAATGCCTCTCAAATAAGGCATACTCCAGTTATGAGCGAAGGGGCTCTCAAAACAGCCGCATTAAAATACACCTCTAACTCGCCTCAGTATTACCCTCCTGGATCATCAATCCCCTCATCatcaaa CATGGAGTGTTGCAAATGTTACCAACAAGAGGAATCTAGTTCCTTTATACAAGACAAGAGAGAAATAACTAATATACCCAGTCCAAATACCATTTCTTATTCTACAACAACgaaaatatcaacaaatccAGAACCTGTCGTGG CAAATGATCGAGTAGACTCTGGAGCCataaatcttttgctcttacaaGCTCTTGCACAAGCACAACAAACACAGGAAAAACCAAAAGTAAACCCTTtag aagaaaaaattcaaggctattataataaaataataagtatttttaatttggatcTCGAAATCCTGAGGGAAACCATAGATTTAATTCGTAAAGCAAACACAACAGTTCTTCCTCTCATTCAAAACGTATTTTTACCACTTGTGAATCAAGCACAGTCTACGTCATCAAGTTTAAACTTGGAAAACGTCATAAGTAATCTGGGTCTAGTTCTCACATCAGCAAcctacaaaaaagttatatattccAAATTGGAAGACTTTAAGTTTTTAAACATTG gacCACTCTCATTCAGGGATAGTACAAATTTCACAGTTCCTGAGAATGCGATCAGGGAAATTTCTAATATGTTGACAGCGGAATTTGATCGATCAG GTCTTGGTTTTCCTATCCGTGCCTTTTTCCTGGGCAAGGATGCGTTTCGTACACTGAAATCCAAACATAGTAGagaaattatttctaatataatttcccATAAGTTATCCCACTTTATAAAAGGCTCTGATGCTATTATTGAGGTGAAACATGGAGAAATTGTATTTGATGCTCTTACTCCTCAAACAGAATTGACTAACAACTGCGAATTCGGACTTACTCTCGGAAATGCAAGAAATAGAATGATTATCCGAAGAAATACTCAATTTAAAGGTGGAGGTGAAATCACGGGAGTGCCATTTACAGAACCAT TTCGTCTATCTTTGATCACTGGAGGAGTAGTGGActtaaatttggatttaaatgCACGTGTTCATGCTCGCGTTGGTAAAAGATTATTTGGTAAATGTTTTGGCAAAATGAGGAAGAACTTGCCTCTCCGATCCGTATCTAGGGGTAAAGCCCAAATAGGAGTACAATTTCATGCATCTCACGTTCGAATTGAACGTCGTAGATTTCAAGGCAAGCCTTTAAATTTGGAATATGATGAATTCTTAGCTTTTACCAAGGGTCAAAAATATGCCTCTCATCAAACACATCAGACCTACAAATCCGTTATGGAGAAGATACGGGCaaaagaagaagaggagaaTATTCCTCACTTGGTGTTCAAGTTAAACATTCGTTTACAAGCTCAAATCCTCCGATGGCATGTCAATAGCATCTATGTGAATAATTGCAATGTGAAGTTCTTTGGAGttaaagttttttctttctgtaGTTTCATCAAAAGGAAAACACAGTCCATTATTGAAGGCTTTGGAAGGAGGACTTTCAATATTCATTCCCCAAAGATTTTGCGGCGTATAGAGAAATTATTTGCTGAAAGGATCGGTAATGAGATTGCTATTCCTTTACTATTGGTTGATGAAAATACCAAAATAGTTCAGTCCCTCCTTGTTAAGGCTATTACCATTGCAAGTCTTAAAGCAGAGCTTGGCCGGGATATTGGTGAATTAGCGGGTCAACTGACTACTCCAGAAGTACCTACTTATGGCGGTTAG
- the LOC121116028 gene encoding uncharacterized protein isoform X2, whose product MLIHFLQSSIFLIGIKCVFGQGTHEGIPFIPSSSDETSMECCKCYQQEESSSFIQDKREITNIPSPNTISYSTTTKISTNPEPVVANDRVDSGAINLLLLQALAQAQQTQEKPKVNPLEEKIQGYYNKIISIFNLDLEILRETIDLIRKANTTVLPLIQNVFLPLVNQAQSTSSSLNLENVISNLGLVLTSATYKKVIYSKLEDFKFLNIGPLSFRDSTNFTVPENAIREISNMLTAEFDRSGLGFPIRAFFLGKDAFRTLKSKHSREIISNIISHKLSHFIKGSDAIIEVKHGEIVFDALTPQTELTNNCEFGLTLGNARNRMIIRRNTQFKGGGEITGVPFTEPFRLSLITGGVVDLNLDLNARVHARVGKRLFGKCFGKMRKNLPLRSVSRGKAQIGVQFHASHVRIERRRFQGKPLNLEYDEFLAFTKGQKYASHQTHQTYKSVMEKIRAKEEEENIPHLVFKLNIRLQAQILRWHVNSIYVNNCNVKFFGVKVFSFCSFIKRKTQSIIEGFGRRTFNIHSPKILRRIEKLFAERIGNEIAIPLLLVDENTKIVQSLLVKAITIASLKAELGRDIGELAGQLTTPEVPTYGG is encoded by the exons ATGCTAATTCACTTCTTACAGTCATCTATATTCCTGATTGGAATCAAATGTGTTTTTGGTCAAGGTACACATGAAGGAATACCCTTTATACCATCATCATCTGATGAGACTAG CATGGAGTGTTGCAAATGTTACCAACAAGAGGAATCTAGTTCCTTTATACAAGACAAGAGAGAAATAACTAATATACCCAGTCCAAATACCATTTCTTATTCTACAACAACgaaaatatcaacaaatccAGAACCTGTCGTGG CAAATGATCGAGTAGACTCTGGAGCCataaatcttttgctcttacaaGCTCTTGCACAAGCACAACAAACACAGGAAAAACCAAAAGTAAACCCTTtag aagaaaaaattcaaggctattataataaaataataagtatttttaatttggatcTCGAAATCCTGAGGGAAACCATAGATTTAATTCGTAAAGCAAACACAACAGTTCTTCCTCTCATTCAAAACGTATTTTTACCACTTGTGAATCAAGCACAGTCTACGTCATCAAGTTTAAACTTGGAAAACGTCATAAGTAATCTGGGTCTAGTTCTCACATCAGCAAcctacaaaaaagttatatattccAAATTGGAAGACTTTAAGTTTTTAAACATTG gacCACTCTCATTCAGGGATAGTACAAATTTCACAGTTCCTGAGAATGCGATCAGGGAAATTTCTAATATGTTGACAGCGGAATTTGATCGATCAG GTCTTGGTTTTCCTATCCGTGCCTTTTTCCTGGGCAAGGATGCGTTTCGTACACTGAAATCCAAACATAGTAGagaaattatttctaatataatttcccATAAGTTATCCCACTTTATAAAAGGCTCTGATGCTATTATTGAGGTGAAACATGGAGAAATTGTATTTGATGCTCTTACTCCTCAAACAGAATTGACTAACAACTGCGAATTCGGACTTACTCTCGGAAATGCAAGAAATAGAATGATTATCCGAAGAAATACTCAATTTAAAGGTGGAGGTGAAATCACGGGAGTGCCATTTACAGAACCAT TTCGTCTATCTTTGATCACTGGAGGAGTAGTGGActtaaatttggatttaaatgCACGTGTTCATGCTCGCGTTGGTAAAAGATTATTTGGTAAATGTTTTGGCAAAATGAGGAAGAACTTGCCTCTCCGATCCGTATCTAGGGGTAAAGCCCAAATAGGAGTACAATTTCATGCATCTCACGTTCGAATTGAACGTCGTAGATTTCAAGGCAAGCCTTTAAATTTGGAATATGATGAATTCTTAGCTTTTACCAAGGGTCAAAAATATGCCTCTCATCAAACACATCAGACCTACAAATCCGTTATGGAGAAGATACGGGCaaaagaagaagaggagaaTATTCCTCACTTGGTGTTCAAGTTAAACATTCGTTTACAAGCTCAAATCCTCCGATGGCATGTCAATAGCATCTATGTGAATAATTGCAATGTGAAGTTCTTTGGAGttaaagttttttctttctgtaGTTTCATCAAAAGGAAAACACAGTCCATTATTGAAGGCTTTGGAAGGAGGACTTTCAATATTCATTCCCCAAAGATTTTGCGGCGTATAGAGAAATTATTTGCTGAAAGGATCGGTAATGAGATTGCTATTCCTTTACTATTGGTTGATGAAAATACCAAAATAGTTCAGTCCCTCCTTGTTAAGGCTATTACCATTGCAAGTCTTAAAGCAGAGCTTGGCCGGGATATTGGTGAATTAGCGGGTCAACTGACTACTCCAGAAGTACCTACTTATGGCGGTTAG
- the ssh gene encoding protein phosphatase Slingshot-like: protein MMERCLRHGDRLLLSIRLESTYIQRERYFCIVSCSNSSSCHNYCILGIDSVKQDNEEDEEEEEEDGEEKSVLSIGLAFPFTRNTGVCLDGDGGFSIFRHFGQHFIFKPVSVQGLWTVIQTLHMISNSTMHQSEETNTNYIINSPQSCINEWHAMSDLLVRRPPSPDQIIDSEGEELETLIKSQLREIMKTVDLDNITSKCIRNALEEELKMDLCDYKPFIDKEILVILGQMDPASKILDYVYLGSEWNASNLDELKANGITHILNVTREIDNFFPAVFEYRNIRVYDEESTDLLKFFDETYRFIHKAFSRNGKVLIHCKMGISRSATVTMSYIMKEHEKSLEDTIIKVKERRDIINPNKSFIKQLEVYEGILGAIRNRHNRLFRSKSESSLKNKEEIVSKKRSDSTNGSNYCNKNNSNAIENNRNSRNNRLNRQRSTKKVKALANVFNRTDLLSRPKSWSPNERISSLLLNQEEPPEVDQGEEENGTDESLLHIDEECHCYNDIVTKIVVSSPPSSPPPSATVSSYPHNLHCGCNVELELEVPNDDPVVLHGCSSGYIVQNLADLPIRLRQGIDKSGLTSSSLDNAPDIVESSREYNHEELLSVKTIANMFDYKEVVSSPNKLLRSLNENREET, encoded by the exons ATGATGGAGCGATGCCTGCGACATGGAGACAGGCTCCTGCTGAGCATTCGGCTCGAAAGCACATACATCCAACGGGAAAGGTACTTTTGCATCGTCTCTTGTTCCAACTCCTCTTCCTGCCATAACTACTGCATTCTGGGGATCGATTCCGTCAAACAAGACAATGAGGAGGAcgaagaggaggaggaggaagacgGAGAGGAGAAGAGCGTTCTCTCCATTGGACTCGCATTTCCATTCACACGGAATACAGGGGTCTGTTTGGACGGAGACGGAGGATTCAGCATTTTTCGTCACTTTGGCCAGCATTTCATATTCAAACCCGTCTCTGTTCAAGGTCTTTGGACTGTCATTCAG ACCCTACATATGATATCCAATTCCACCATGCATCAATCAGAAGAAACGAAtacaaattacatcattaattcTCCTCAGAGTTGCATTAATGAATGGCATGCGATGTCGGATCTATTAGTGAGAAGACCTCCTTCTCCAGATCAAATAATCGATTCTGAGGGAGAGGAACTAGAGACTCTTATTAAATCCCAACTTAGAGAGATTATGAAGACTGTAGACTTAGATAATATTACTTCTAAATGTATACGAAATGCGTTAGAGGaagaattaaaaatggatttatgtGATTATAAACCCTTTATTGACAAAGAAATATTAGTCATATTAG GTCAAATGGATCCGGCATCAAAAATTCTGGACTATGTGTACTTAGGATCTGAGTGGAATGCCTCGAATTTAGACGAATTAAAGGCGAATGGCATAACTCATATTCTCAACGTAACGAGGGAAATTGACAATTTCTTTCCTGCTGTATTTGAGTATCGTAATATCCGTGTATATGACGAAGAGTCCACTGATCTGCTCAAATTCTTTGATGAAACATACCGTTTTATACATAAGGCATTTTCACGCAACGGTAAAGTATTAATTCATTGTAAAATGGGCATCAGTCGAAGTGCCACTGTGACAATGTCATATATAATGAAAGAACATGAGAAGAGTTTGGAAGATACAATAATTAAAGTCAAGGAGAGGCGAGACATCATTAATCCCAACAAGAGCTTCATAAAGCAGTTAGAAGTTTACGAAGGTATACTTGGCGCTATTCGAAATCGACATAATAGACTCTTCAGGTCGAAGTCCGAGTCtagtttgaaaaacaaagaagaaatagtcTCCAAAAAGCGAAGTGACTCTACAAATGGTTCAAactattgtaataaaaataatagtaatgcAATTGAAAACAATCGGAACTCTCGAAATAATAGACTTAATCGACAACGATCCACGAAAAAGGTGAAAGCCTTAGCGAACGTTTTTAATCGAACGGATCTGTTGTCTCGTCCAAAGTCATGGAGTCCTAATGAGCGTATTTCCTCACTTCTTCTTAACCAGGAGGAACCACCAGAGGTAGATCAGGGGGAAGAGGAGAATGGAACGGATGAATCTCTACTACATATTGACGAAGAGTGTCATTGCTACAATGACATTGTCACAAAAATCGTTGTCTCCTCTCCTCCTTCATCCCCTCCTCCAAGTGCAACAGTCAGTTCATATCCACATAATCTCCACTGTGGTTGCAATGTAGAGCTTGAACTTGAGGTTCCCAATGATGATCCAGTAGTTCTCCATGGTTGTTCTTCAGGTTATATTGTTCAAAACTTGGCAGACCTGCCAATCCGACTGAGACAAGGAATTGATAAGTCAGGACTGACATCTTCGTCCTTGGATAATGCCCCAGATATCGTTGAATCCTCTCGTGAATATAATCATGAGGAGTTACTCTCTGTAAAAACCATTGCCAATATGTTTGATTACAAGGAGGTAGTCTCCTCTCCAAATAAATTACTTCGCTCACTAAATGAAAATAGAGAAGAAACTTaa
- the PCID2 gene encoding PCI domain-containing protein 2: MNILTYLKKVEEAWNDYDGVEIARLISFRDSHVFNTKLQLEDPEGTVDDSLDTAINELIAYHLRCCWSFFVKKDCLEAYRCQSLALTSFNKLLSDTKDDNWPLPVMYTLCLDLRLFAAKADIQLQKKGGKPGEMLEKSAELLMNCFRICALDSKTSDEVTKRWGMLNIVNQLFKIYFKVNKLHLCKPLIRAIYQTNLRDLYPKSQQVTFKYYVGRQYMFDNKFGEAEKYLSYAFERCHIDSSFNKRAILIYLIPVKMLLGHMPSMDLLKKYNLLEFREVVLAVKEGNLLRLNAALEANEKIFIKCGIFLILEKLKIITYRNLFKKVVLIMNTHQIPIASFLKALQMMRVEGIDQEETQCILANLIYEGKIRGYISHVHQKLVVSKQNAFPPLSVAVQ; this comes from the exons atGAACATTTtgacgtatttaaaaaaagttgaagaggCTTGGAATGATTATGATGGGGTTGAGATCGCAAGACTTATTTCTTTTCGTGATAGTCATGTGTTTAATACTAAACTCCAG TTGGAAGATCCCGAGGGTACAGTAGACGATTCTTTAGATACGGCTATCAACGAACTCATTGCATACCATTTGAGGTGTTGCTGgtccttttttgttaaaaaggatTGTTTGGAGGCCTATCGATGTCAATCTCTTGCAC TTACTAGCTTCAACAAGTTACTTAGCGATACAAAGGACGATAATTGGCCACTACCCGTCATGTATACTCTTTGTTTGGATCTTCGTCTCTTTGCAGCCAAAGCGGATATTCAACTTCAGAAAAAAGGAGGGAAACCCg GAGAAATGTTGGAGAAATCCGCTGAGCTTCTCATGAACTGTTTTCGTATTTGTGCACTGGACAGTAAGACATCGGATGAAGTCACAAAGCGTTGGGGAATGTTAAACATCGTGAatcaactatttaaaatatactttaaagtgAATAAACTCCATCTTTGTAAACCGCTGATCCGTGCCATTTATCAAACCAATCTTCGTGATCTCTATCCCAAGTCGCAGCAAGTGACATTCAAGTATTATGTGGGTCGTCAGTACatgtttgataataaattcGGAGAAGCTGAGAAATATTTAAGCTACGCCTTTGAGCGATGTCATATAGATAGTTCCTTCAACAAGAGAGCTATTCTCATTTATCTCATTCCGGTTAAAATGCTTTTAGGACACATGCCCTCCATGGATCtactaaagaaatataatttattggagTTTAGAGAAGTGGTTCTCGCTGTGAAGGAAGGAAACCTACTCCGTCTTAATGCTGCATTGGAGGCTAACGAGAAGATCTTTATCAAATGTggcatttttttaatccttgaaaaattgaaaataattacgTATCGTAATCTCTTTAAAAAGGTAGTTCTCATCATGAATACTCATCAAATCCCTATCGCCTCCTTTCTCAAAGCTCTTCAAATGATGAGGGTGGAGGGGATCGATCAGGAGGAGACGCAGTGTATACTTGCTAATTTGATCTATGAGGGGAAAATACGAGGCTATATCTCTCATGTACATCAGAAATTAGTAGTGAGCAAACAAAATGCCTTTCCACCTCTGAGTGTTGCTGTACAATAA